The proteins below are encoded in one region of Oryzias melastigma strain HK-1 linkage group LG9, ASM292280v2, whole genome shotgun sequence:
- the slc25a37 gene encoding mitoferrin-1 encodes MELRSDRGVATLEMSQVKSKNDDTFDGDGDYESLPPDVSVTTHMTAGAVAGILEHTVMYPVDSVKTRMQSLQPDPNAQYKGVYEALKRIVRTEGIFRPLRGLNITMLGAGPAHALYFACYERAKRSLSNVIQNGGNSHIANGVAGSVATVLHDAIMNPAEVVKQRMQMYNSPYKGLWDCVQTVTRSEGVGAFYRSYSTQLTMNIPFQAVHFITYELMQEQLNPHRHYNPSSHILSGAAAGAVSAAVTTPLDVCKTLLNTQENVALNSMNISGHLSGMVNAFRTVYRLGGLAAFFKGVQARVIYQMPSTAIAWSVYEFFKYFLTKQQLEQEARSGSA; translated from the exons ATGGAGTTGAGGTCGGACCGTGGGGTGGCAACTCTGGAGATGTCGCAGGTCAAAAGCAAAAACGACGATACTTTTGATGGCGACGGGGACTACGAGAGTTTGCCTCCCGACGTCTCTGTGACGACCCACATGACAGCAGGAGCGGTAGCAGGCATACTGGAGCACACGGTGATGTACCCCGTGGACTCTGTCAAG actAGGATGCAGAGCCTGCAGCCTGACCCAAACGCTCAGTACAAGGGCGTGTACGAAGCTCTGAAAAGGATCGTCCGCACAGAAGGGATCTTCAGACCCCTGAGAGGCCTCAACATCACCATGTTGGGAGCCGGGCCTGCCCACGCTCTCTACTTCGCCTGCTATGAGCGGGCGAAGCGATCGCTCAGCAACGTCATCCAGAATGGAGGAAACAGCCACATAGCCAACG GTGTGGCAGGTAGTGTGGCCACAGTTCTCCACGATGCCATCATGAATCCAGCTGAAG TGGTGAAGCAGAGGATGCAAATGTACAACTCTCCATATAAAGGACTTTGGGACTGCGTTCAAACCGTGACGCGCAGCGAAGGCGTCGGAGCCTTCTACCGCAGCTACAGCACGCAGCTCACCATGAACATTCCCTTCCAGGCCGTTCACTTCATCACCTATGAACTGATGCAGGAGCAGCTCAACCCTCACCGGCATTACAACCCCAGCAGCCACATTCTGTCGGGAGCAGCCGCCGGCGCCGTCTCGGCTGCCGTGACCACTCCACTAGACGTTTGTAAAACCCTGCTGAACACGCAGGAAAACGTGGCTCTGAACTCCATGAACATCAGCGGCCACTTGTCAGGGATGGTCAACGCCTTCAGGACAGTGTACCGCCTCGGGGGTCTGGCAGCCTTCTTTAAGGGGGTCCAGGCGCGGGTTATATACCAGATGCCCTCGACCGCCATTGCCTGGTCAGTGTACgagtttttcaaatatttcctGACGAAGCAGCAGCTCGAGCAGGAGGCCAGATCGGGGTCAGCGTAA
- the nkx3-1 gene encoding homeobox protein Nkx-3.1, producing the protein MSEAVKPVTSFLIEDILSSKGSTGFKGKLKTDRCSQRKEDSEQIPPQEYENQTESVDTSCCGSSQLTLTSTGKQKRSRAAFTHLQVLELEKKFNHQKYLSAPERAHLASSLRLTETQVKIWFQNRRYKTKRKQQTSELCRDAYKADSLGLREDLVRSSLITSFYKAYQYRPYLWDCSGSWAPALW; encoded by the exons ATGTCTGAGGCGGTCAAACCTGTCACGTCTTTCCTCATCGAGGACATTCTGTCCAGTAAAGGCTCAACAGGATTTAAAGGTAAATTGAAGACAGACAGATGCTCTCAGCGGAAGGAGGATTCAGAACAGATTCCTCCTCAGGAGTATGAAAATCAGACAG AGTCTGTGGACACATCCTGCTGCGGCTCCTCACAGCTGACTTTAACCTCCACAGGGAAGCAGAAGCGCTCCCGAGCGGCGTTCACCCACCTCCAAGTGCTGGAGCTGGAGAAGAAATTTAACCACCAGAAGTACCTGTCCGCCCCCGAGAGGGCTCACCTGGCCAGCTCCTTAAGACTGACTGAGACCCAGGTGAAAATCTGGTTCCAGAACAGGAGatacaaaaccaaaagaaagcAGCAAACATCCGAGCTGTGCAGGGATGCTTACAAAGCAGACAGTCTGGGACTAAGAGAGGATCTGGTCAGATCATCGCTGATTACCTCCTTCTATAAAGCCTATCAATACAGACCTTACCTTTGGGACTGCAGCGGCTCCTGGGCTCCAGCGTTGTGGTGA
- the nkx2.7 gene encoding NK2 transcription factor related 7 — protein sequence MHPSSASSTPFSVRDILSLNYSSDWESCFWMSEQVVPVQPHQDAAPQNFYNCPAEQSLQERMRSSSSAAAEKGVIGADSPPHSEQDPKSRAGLHRKPRVLFSQSQVSELERRFRHQRYLSAPEREHLAHVLKLTSTQVKIWFQNRRYKCKRQRQDKSLELAGYPSAPRRVAVPVLVRDGRLCSAGAPSAPYNVTVGHYNAVFGCGGSLYDCSCHSYLSPRMCPTTRM from the exons ATGCACCCGAGCTCCGCGTCCTCGACGCCCTTCTCCGTCAGGGATATTCTGAGTCTGAATTACAGTAGCGACTGGGAGAGCTGTTTTTGGATGAGTGAGCAGGTTGTTCCCGTGCAGCCCCATCAGGATGCTGCACCTCAAAACTTCTACAACTGTCCGGCTGAGCAGAGTTTGCAGGAGAGGATGCGAAGTTCCAGCTCAGCAGCAGCCGAAAAAG GTGTGATCGGTGCTGACAGTCCACCACACAGTGAGCAGGACCCCAAAAGCCGCGCCGGCCTGCACAGGAAGCCCCGGGTCCTCTTCTCTCAGTCCCAGGTGTCCGAGCTGGAGAGGCGCTTCAGGCATCAGCGCTACCTGTCCGCCCCGGAGAGAGAACACCTAGCGCACGTGCTCAAGCTCACCTCCACGCAGGTTAAAATATGGTTCCAGAACAGGAGGTACAAATGCAAGCGCCAGAGACAGGACAAGTCTCTGGAGCTGGCGGGGTACCCGTCGGCCCCGAGGCGCGTGGCGGTGCCAGTGCTGGTGAGGGATGGGAGGCTGTGCAGCGCGGGGGCCCCGTCAGCCCCCTACAACGTGACTGTCGGACATTACAACGCCGTGTTCGGCTGCGGGGGCAGCTTGTATGACTGCAGCTGTCACAGTTACCTTTCGCCGCGCATGTGCCCCACAACCAGAATGTGA